From Triticum aestivum cultivar Chinese Spring chromosome 4A, IWGSC CS RefSeq v2.1, whole genome shotgun sequence, a single genomic window includes:
- the LOC123084837 gene encoding probable 3-ketoacyl-CoA synthase 20: MDRDLFRTVKQGTRNQARLLYHRLVCRLPHLLAVTLLLVVAPPLVSTLSLAALWGEARANAAVLVAACAGCAAAVYAYATSRPRPVYLVDLAGYKPGPAHEATRAQAIRQFGLAGGFDDESMSFQKRMMERSGLGEATHFPASLMSIPVDMCLQTARDESEAVVFGVVDELLAKTGVRAEDVGVVIANSSLYSPTPSFVSLIVNRYRLRHDVVSHNLSGMGCSAGIIAIDLAKHLLQVHPDTYALVVSTENITLNAYLGNNRPMLVTNTLFRVGGAAVLLSNRRQERARAKYQLIHTVRTHRGASDRSYGCVTQEEDDAGHVGVSLSKELMSVAGEALRTNITTLGPLVLPLSEQLRFLATVVLKRVFRADVKPHIPDFTLALDHFCIHAGGRGVLDELERSLKLSAWHMEPSRMTLYRFGNTSSSSLWYELAYCEAKGRIKKGDRVWQIAFGSGFKCNSAVWKALRAVDAVAVGDAGSPWAQDVDVLPVHVPKVVPIDDDQASYKTAA, translated from the exons ATGGACAGGGATCTGTTCCGGACGGTGAAGCAGGGGACGCGGAACCAGGCCAGGCTCCTGTACCACCGGCTGGTGTGCCGCCTGCCGCACCTCCTCGCCGTCACGCTGCTCCTCGTCGTGGCCCCGCCGCTGGTGTCCACGCTGTCGCTCGCCGCGCTCTGGGGCGAGGCGCGCGCCAACGCGGCCGTGCTGGTGGCCGCGTGCGCGGGCTGCGCCGCCGCGGTGTACGCCTACGCCACGTCGCGGCCGCGGCCCGTGTACCTGGTGGACCTGGCCGGGTACAAGCCCGGGCCGGCGCACGAGGCGACGCGCGCGCAGGCCATCCGCCAGTTCGGGCTGGCCGGCGGGTTCGACGACGAGAGCATGTCGTTCCAGAAGCGGATGATGGAGCGGTCGGGGCTCGGGGAGGCCACGCACTTCCCGGCGTCGCTGATGAGCATCCCCGTGGACATGTGCCTCCAGACGGCGAGGGACGAGTCGGAGGCCGTCGTGTTCGGCGTCGTGGACGAGCTGCTGGCCAAGACCGGCgtgcgcgcggaggacgtcggcgtcgTCATCGCCAACTCCAGCCTCTACAGCCCCACGCCGTCCTTCGTGTCGCTCATCGTGAACCGGTACCgcctccgccacgacgtcgtcagCCACAACCTCAGCGGCATGGGCTGCAGCGCCGGCATCATCGCCATCGACCTCGCCAAGCACCTCCTTCAG GTGCACCCGGACACGTACGCGCTGGTGGTGAGCACGGAGAACATCACCCTCAACGCCTACCTCGGCAACAACCGCCCCATGCTGGTCACCAACACGCTCTTCCGCGTCGGCGGCGCGGCGGTGCTGCTCTCCAACCGCCGCCAGGAGCGGGCGCGCGCCAAGTACCAGCTCATCCACACCGTGCGCACGCACCGGGGCGCCAGCGACCGGAGCTACGGCTGCGTGACGCAGGAGGAGGACGACGCGGGCCACGTCGGGGTGTCGCTCTCCAAGGAGCTCATGTCCGTGGCCGGCGAGGCGCTGCGCACCAACATCACCACGCTGGGCCCGCTGGTGCTCCCGCTCTCCGAGCAGCTCCGCTTCCTCGCCACCGTCGTGCTCAAGCGCGTCTTCCGCGCCGACGTCAAGCCGCACATCCCGGACTTCACGCTCGCGCTCGACCACTTCTGCATCCACGCCGGCGGGCGCGGCGTGCTGGACGAGCTGGAGCGCAGCCTCAAGCTCAGCGCCTGGCACATGGAGCCGTCCCGGATGACGCTCTACCGCTTCGGCAACACCTCCAGCAGCTCGCTCTGGTACGAGCTCGCCTACTGCGAGGCCAAGGGCAGGATCAAGAAGGGCGACCGGGTGTGGCAGATCGCCTTCGGCTCCGGCTTCAAGTGCAACAGCGCCGTCTGGAAGGCGCTCAGGGCggtcgacgccgtcgccgtcgggGACGCCGGCAGCCCCTGGGCGCAGGACGTCGACGTGCTGCCGGTGCACGTGCCCAAGGTGGTGCCCATCGACGACGACCAGGCGTCCTACAAGACGGCCGCCTAG